One stretch of Periplaneta americana isolate PAMFEO1 chromosome 1, P.americana_PAMFEO1_priV1, whole genome shotgun sequence DNA includes these proteins:
- the Mlc2 gene encoding myosin regulatory light chain 2 produces the protein MADKEKKKKKKAKEEAPAAAAEAAPAAAPAPAAEPNRQSSRGSRKAKRTGSNVFSMFSQKQVAEFKEAFQLMDQDKDGIISKNDLRATFDQLGRLAVDKELDEMVNEAPGPINFTQLLTLFAGRMSGGSDDDEVVIAAFKSFDDEGKIDSEKLRHALMTWGDKFSGEEVDDAYDNFEIDDKGFINTAKLIQLLTASPEEEEGGEGEAA, from the exons ATG gcggacaaggaaaagaagaagaagaagaaggcgaaAGAAGAGGCGCCAGCAGCAGCCGCAGAAGCTGCGCCCGCCGCCGCCCCTGCCCCCGCAGCTGAGCCAAACAGGCAGAGCTCTCGAGGATCCAGGAAGGCCAAGCGCACTGGAAGCAATGTGTTCTCCATGTTCTCCCAGAAGCAGGTCGCTGAGTTCAAGGAG GCCTTCCAGCTGATGGACCAAGACAAGGACGGTATCATTAGCAAGAACGACCTCCGAGCAACCTTCGACCAGCTTGGCCGTCTTGCCGTCGACAAGGAGCTTGATGAGATGGTCAACGAGGCTCCTGGACCAATCAACTTCACACAGCTGCTCACCTTGTTCGCCGGAAGAATGTCTGGAG GATCTGATGATGATGAGGTTGTCATTGCCGCTTTCAAGTCATTTGATGATGAGGGAAAGATTGACAGTGAAAA aCTGAGGCACGCCCTGATGACCTGGGGTGATAAGTTCAGCGGTGAGGAAGTCGATGATGCTTATGACAACTTTGAGATTGACGACAAGGGCTTCATCAACACAGCGAAGCTCATCCAGCTGCTTACAGCCTCTCCAGAGGAGGAAGAAGGTGGAGAAGGCGAGGCCGCTTAA